One window of the Rufibacter radiotolerans genome contains the following:
- a CDS encoding CheR family methyltransferase translates to MEKPEAVHSSPQAALTTIAATSSDLVKQEMPAKPANDFPVVALGGSAGALEGFESFFQHLPIGTGMAFVVVPHLDPSQKSMMTEIIQRYTPLPVVQITDGMQVEPEQVYLVPANKETSIERNTFRLHEPERPNGQRMPIDYFFQSLAVNRREQAIGIIFSGMGADGSLGVKMIMENFGMVMVQEPTTARFDSMPRNAIKTEFVDHVVPVEEMAEKLMAYTHLPSIKGKTAVDTHKSSQMLQKVFSLIRNKTGHDFSLYKRNTIYRRIERRMNTHHLHKFSEYINFLEKNPQEVELLFKELLIGVTKFFRDPEAFQVLKERYLPALLKEKKDGETVRVWVAGCSTGEEAYSIAILIQECLAQMENAPQVKVQVFASDIDQAAVDFARAACYQENITADVSPDRLSRYFTRVEGHYCVKKELREMIVFAVHNLNRDAPFTKLDLLTCRNLLIYLSSDLQKKLFPVFHYALNPNGLLFLGSSETLSGYPDLFTPIDTKWKISRRNETSYPLSRMVDFPFTFTSIETVKPFPEPNQLPDKKDMNLGPLIQRVLLQQFAPPSLIINAKGDIFYIQGRTGRYLEPAQGQATLNVFEMAREGLKFELNNLINKANTLKEPFSVEQVRVQTDSGEQYIKLSVTPLQEPAPLKGFLLVVFEDLPTPKFRHRKHKALDLASPPDSRVAELEKELLFTKQRLQSTIEEMNSSLEELKSTNEELQSANEELQSTNEESMTNKEEMQSLNEELMTINLQYQTKTEELTNSNNDMKNLLDSTEIATIFLDNNLNIKNFTPQATHIFNLIRADVGRSISDIASSLKYPSIVEDVKEVMEKLRPKEVHLQTKDEQQWYSMRILPYRTVDNFINGAVVTFTNITAFKNLEASVAATSLYAANIIDIIQQPLVVLDGQLRVECASNAFAQTFQLIPEQLKGQWLFHLGNGQWDIPALKERMNQVLLEGKEMKNEVLEHEFPVLGYRRMVLNTRRVEQTENKPFKILMALEVFER, encoded by the coding sequence ATGGAAAAACCAGAAGCAGTACACTCTTCCCCCCAGGCTGCCCTCACCACTATCGCCGCTACTTCCTCAGATCTGGTGAAACAGGAAATGCCCGCCAAGCCGGCCAATGATTTCCCGGTGGTGGCGCTGGGCGGTTCGGCCGGAGCCCTGGAAGGCTTTGAGTCTTTCTTCCAGCACCTGCCCATAGGTACCGGCATGGCCTTTGTGGTGGTGCCGCACCTGGACCCCAGCCAGAAAAGCATGATGACGGAGATCATCCAGCGCTACACCCCGCTGCCCGTGGTGCAGATCACAGACGGCATGCAGGTAGAGCCCGAGCAAGTGTACCTGGTGCCCGCCAACAAAGAAACCTCCATAGAGCGCAATACCTTTAGACTACACGAGCCCGAGCGCCCCAACGGCCAGCGCATGCCCATAGACTACTTCTTCCAGAGCCTGGCCGTGAACCGCCGCGAGCAGGCCATAGGCATTATCTTCTCGGGCATGGGGGCAGACGGCTCACTGGGCGTGAAAATGATCATGGAGAACTTTGGGATGGTAATGGTGCAGGAGCCCACTACTGCCCGCTTTGACAGCATGCCCCGCAACGCCATTAAGACGGAGTTTGTGGACCATGTGGTACCGGTGGAGGAAATGGCGGAAAAACTAATGGCCTACACCCACCTGCCGTCCATAAAAGGCAAAACCGCGGTAGATACACACAAGTCCTCGCAGATGTTGCAGAAGGTGTTCTCGCTTATCCGCAACAAGACCGGCCATGACTTCTCGCTCTACAAACGCAACACCATTTACCGGCGCATTGAGCGGCGCATGAACACCCACCACCTGCACAAATTCTCTGAGTACATTAACTTTCTGGAGAAAAACCCGCAGGAAGTGGAATTGCTCTTCAAGGAGCTGCTCATTGGCGTGACCAAATTCTTCCGCGACCCTGAGGCTTTCCAGGTCCTGAAGGAAAGGTACCTGCCGGCCCTTTTAAAGGAAAAGAAAGACGGCGAGACCGTGCGCGTGTGGGTGGCGGGCTGCTCTACCGGCGAGGAGGCCTATTCCATTGCCATCCTCATCCAGGAATGCCTGGCCCAGATGGAGAACGCGCCGCAAGTGAAAGTGCAGGTATTCGCCTCAGACATTGACCAAGCCGCGGTAGATTTTGCCCGGGCCGCCTGCTATCAGGAAAACATTACCGCAGACGTCTCTCCAGACCGCCTGAGCCGGTATTTTACCCGGGTGGAAGGCCATTACTGTGTGAAAAAGGAGCTGCGCGAGATGATCGTGTTTGCCGTGCATAACCTCAACCGCGACGCGCCTTTCACCAAACTGGACCTGCTTACCTGCCGCAACCTGCTCATTTACCTGTCCTCAGACCTGCAGAAAAAGCTGTTCCCGGTATTCCATTATGCCCTCAACCCCAACGGCCTGCTGTTTCTGGGGTCCTCAGAGACGCTATCTGGGTACCCAGACCTATTCACGCCTATAGATACCAAATGGAAGATCTCGCGCCGCAATGAAACGTCTTACCCCCTGAGCCGGATGGTGGATTTCCCGTTTACCTTTACCTCCATTGAAACTGTGAAACCGTTCCCAGAACCCAATCAATTACCAGATAAAAAAGATATGAACCTGGGGCCGCTCATTCAGCGGGTCTTGCTCCAGCAGTTTGCGCCTCCTTCGCTCATTATCAACGCCAAAGGGGATATCTTTTACATACAGGGCCGTACCGGCCGCTACCTAGAACCCGCCCAGGGCCAGGCCACGCTCAATGTGTTTGAGATGGCCCGTGAAGGCCTCAAGTTTGAGCTCAACAACCTCATTAACAAAGCCAATACGCTTAAGGAGCCGTTCTCTGTAGAGCAGGTGCGGGTGCAGACAGACAGTGGGGAGCAATACATTAAACTATCAGTGACGCCTCTGCAGGAGCCCGCGCCATTGAAAGGCTTTTTACTGGTGGTGTTTGAGGACTTGCCTACGCCCAAATTCCGGCACCGCAAGCATAAAGCCTTGGATTTGGCCTCTCCCCCAGACTCCAGGGTAGCCGAACTGGAAAAGGAGTTGCTTTTTACCAAGCAGCGCCTGCAGTCTACCATTGAAGAGATGAACTCCTCCCTGGAGGAACTGAAGTCTACCAATGAAGAACTTCAATCGGCTAATGAGGAGCTGCAGAGCACCAATGAGGAGTCTATGACCAACAAAGAGGAGATGCAGTCGCTCAATGAGGAGCTCATGACCATCAACCTCCAGTACCAGACCAAGACCGAGGAGCTTACCAACTCCAACAATGACATGAAGAACCTGTTGGACAGTACCGAGATAGCCACTATCTTCCTGGACAACAACCTCAACATCAAGAACTTCACCCCGCAGGCTACCCACATCTTCAACCTGATTCGGGCAGACGTTGGCCGCTCCATTTCAGACATTGCCTCCTCGCTTAAGTACCCCTCCATTGTGGAAGATGTGAAAGAAGTGATGGAAAAGCTTCGGCCCAAAGAGGTGCACCTGCAAACCAAAGATGAGCAGCAGTGGTACTCCATGCGCATTCTCCCCTACCGCACCGTAGACAATTTCATAAACGGGGCAGTAGTCACGTTCACCAACATCACCGCTTTCAAGAACCTGGAGGCCAGCGTGGCGGCCACCAGCCTGTACGCGGCCAACATCATTGACATTATCCAGCAGCCGCTGGTGGTGTTAGACGGCCAGCTGCGCGTGGAATGCGCCAGCAATGCCTTTGCGCAAACGTTTCAGCTAATCCCCGAACAACTGAAAGGCCAGTGGCTCTTCCATTTAGGCAACGGCCAGTGGGATATTCCGGCCCTGAAGGAACGCATGAACCAGGTGCTGCTGGAAGGAAAAGAAATGAAGAACGAGGTACTGGAACATGAATTCCCGGTGCTGGGCTACCGCCGCATGGTGCTGAACACCCGGCGGGTGGAGCAAACCGAGAACAAGCCCTTTAAAATTCTGATGGCCCTGGAGGTTTTTGAAAGGTAA
- a CDS encoding chemotaxis protein CheB: MKLPHHDIVVIGTSAGGMAVLCQLLEQLPLDLPASIFIVQHLARDSNAQILVDRLNRTSTLPCQVATHEQVIETGKVYFVPQDNHLLLQKGRMLVTKGPRENLFRPAIDPLFRSAAAAYGPRVIGIVLTGMLQDGTVGMEMIKRSGGITMVQAPTDAEYPDMPQSVLKEMEVDYVVSMAEMGEMLQELVFVPASATAEPPEDILYEASIAERLMLNTGEGAVEDTEILGPRSPFSCPSCGGALWEVSHGHVKHYRCHSGHAYTAESFLNANVESIEETLWIAMRMLEERRTMLNAMAEQDKKKGHNHWAEVQQERADELKIHISRIRQLLLSNANARAANDPEDAKEAG, from the coding sequence ATGAAACTCCCGCACCATGACATAGTTGTAATTGGTACCTCTGCCGGGGGCATGGCCGTGCTGTGCCAGTTGCTGGAACAATTACCCCTGGACCTGCCCGCGTCTATTTTTATAGTACAGCACCTGGCCCGTGACTCCAATGCCCAGATTCTGGTGGACCGCCTGAACCGTACCAGCACCCTTCCTTGCCAGGTGGCCACCCACGAACAGGTTATTGAAACTGGTAAAGTATACTTTGTGCCCCAGGACAACCACCTGCTGCTGCAGAAGGGTAGAATGCTAGTGACCAAAGGCCCACGCGAGAACCTGTTCCGGCCGGCCATTGATCCCTTGTTCCGGTCTGCCGCTGCCGCTTACGGGCCCCGCGTGATTGGCATAGTCTTAACGGGTATGCTGCAGGACGGCACCGTGGGCATGGAGATGATCAAGCGCAGCGGAGGCATTACCATGGTGCAGGCCCCCACAGACGCCGAGTACCCAGACATGCCCCAAAGCGTGTTAAAGGAGATGGAGGTAGATTACGTGGTCTCCATGGCCGAAATGGGCGAAATGCTGCAGGAACTGGTGTTCGTGCCCGCCTCAGCCACTGCTGAGCCCCCGGAGGATATCTTGTATGAAGCCTCCATTGCTGAACGCCTCATGCTTAATACTGGCGAAGGTGCCGTGGAAGATACCGAGATTCTGGGCCCCCGGTCGCCGTTTTCCTGCCCCAGCTGCGGTGGCGCCCTCTGGGAGGTTAGTCACGGGCACGTAAAACACTACCGCTGCCACTCAGGCCATGCCTATACGGCTGAGTCTTTCCTCAACGCCAACGTGGAGTCCATTGAGGAAACCCTGTGGATAGCCATGCGCATGCTGGAGGAGCGCCGCACCATGCTCAACGCCATGGCCGAGCAGGACAAAAAGAAAGGCCACAACCATTGGGCAGAAGTACAACAGGAGCGCGCCGATGAGCTCAAGATCCACATCTCGCGCATCAGGCAGCTACTGCTTTCAAACGCCAATGCCAGAGCCGCCAATGACCCGGAAGACGCAAAAGAGGCCGGCTGA
- a CDS encoding isoaspartyl peptidase/L-asparaginase family protein, with product MNNNWGIAIHGGAENKTKKEISEAQQAAYEQGLENALIAGWRVLNDGGSAVDAVEAAVRSMENNRLFNAGKGASLATDQSIEFDAAIMDGKTMKAGAIGGVKHIKNPITLAKTIMQKSKHVMLCATGAEDFAREYELEMKSDQYFWTEEKEKELEEAKKEKDVAGGHDTVGAVALDRNGNLAAATSTGGLVNQLPGRVGDSPIIGSGTYANNEVCAVSCTGDGEGIMRANTAHEVYAHMKYKGLSLKEASQAAMTLYKDRIEGDRNFVAMDKDGNIEFSFETNLMFRACKKGDEPSYVAVWKDEEVAWENEA from the coding sequence ATGAATAACAACTGGGGCATTGCCATACATGGCGGTGCAGAAAACAAGACCAAGAAAGAAATAAGTGAGGCCCAGCAGGCCGCCTATGAGCAGGGGTTGGAGAATGCCCTTATTGCCGGCTGGCGCGTTTTAAACGACGGCGGCAGCGCCGTAGACGCTGTGGAAGCCGCCGTGCGAAGTATGGAAAATAACCGGCTTTTCAACGCAGGGAAAGGAGCTAGTCTGGCTACTGATCAAAGCATAGAATTTGATGCTGCCATTATGGACGGCAAAACCATGAAGGCAGGTGCCATTGGCGGGGTAAAGCATATTAAAAACCCCATTACCCTGGCTAAAACCATTATGCAGAAATCTAAACATGTGATGCTCTGCGCCACCGGGGCCGAAGACTTTGCCCGGGAATACGAACTGGAAATGAAATCTGACCAGTACTTCTGGACCGAAGAAAAAGAGAAGGAACTGGAAGAAGCCAAAAAAGAAAAAGACGTTGCCGGAGGACATGATACTGTGGGGGCCGTGGCCCTTGACCGAAACGGCAACCTGGCGGCGGCCACTTCTACGGGCGGTCTGGTCAACCAATTGCCGGGCCGGGTGGGCGATTCTCCCATTATTGGGTCTGGTACTTATGCCAACAACGAAGTATGCGCCGTGTCCTGCACCGGTGACGGCGAAGGTATTATGCGGGCCAACACGGCCCATGAGGTTTACGCGCACATGAAATACAAAGGCTTGTCCTTGAAAGAAGCCAGCCAGGCAGCCATGACCCTCTACAAAGACCGCATTGAAGGAGACCGCAACTTTGTGGCCATGGACAAAGACGGCAACATTGAGTTCAGCTTTGAGACCAATCTCATGTTCAGGGCCTGCAAGAAAGGCGATGAGCCGTCTTACGTGGCCGTCTGGAAAGATGAGGAAGTGGCCTGGGAGAATGAAGCCTAA
- a CDS encoding STAS domain-containing protein: MMQKIITEKIGGKVIIVLQGDVDASDMRLSRRLTSPQSRSLEFNIWIDCSAVECIKTHGLCHFVNQLLLLKGANVSVMLLGLAEHQQRLLQLLHLDPLFTIVPDFEEAYQLVQAS, translated from the coding sequence ATGATGCAGAAGATCATCACTGAAAAGATAGGAGGGAAGGTGATCATTGTCTTGCAAGGCGATGTGGATGCCTCTGATATGCGCCTGAGTCGGCGGCTGACCAGCCCCCAAAGCAGGAGCCTGGAGTTTAACATCTGGATTGACTGCTCTGCGGTGGAGTGCATTAAGACACATGGACTTTGCCACTTTGTCAACCAGCTCCTGCTCCTGAAAGGGGCAAACGTTTCTGTTATGTTGCTGGGCCTGGCAGAACACCAACAAAGGCTGCTGCAGTTACTGCACCTGGACCCGCTTTTTACCATTGTCCCAGATTTTGAGGAAGCCTACCAACTGGTGCAAGCTTCCTAG
- a CDS encoding phospholipase D-like domain-containing protein, with translation MAFQLPFTSSAANLKEGAFFSPGDECLNAILHSIRSAKHSLHLCVFTISDDRITAALLETFRKGITIQLVTDNEKLFDKGSDIRALAQAGLTIRVDNTQNHMHHKFAIIDSLWVLTGSYNWTRSAALYNHENVLITDDKPVVAAYSKEFTRLWQEMQPFV, from the coding sequence ATGGCCTTTCAACTGCCCTTTACCTCCAGCGCTGCCAACCTGAAAGAAGGCGCCTTCTTCAGCCCAGGAGACGAGTGCCTGAACGCGATCCTGCACAGTATCCGGTCAGCGAAGCACTCTTTGCACCTTTGCGTGTTCACTATTTCTGATGACCGCATCACCGCTGCGCTGCTGGAAACCTTCCGGAAAGGGATAACGATTCAGCTTGTCACAGACAATGAGAAACTGTTTGACAAAGGCTCAGACATACGGGCCCTGGCCCAGGCAGGCCTGACTATACGGGTAGACAATACCCAAAACCACATGCACCACAAGTTTGCCATTATTGACAGCCTCTGGGTGCTCACCGGTTCGTACAACTGGACCCGCAGCGCCGCGCTCTACAACCATGAAAACGTCCTGATCACCGATGACAAACCCGTGGTGGCCGCCTATAGCAAGGAATTTACCCGGCTCTGGCAGGAAATGCAGCCCTTTGTATAG
- a CDS encoding peptide MFS transporter produces MDLTEPQIPEAPTSTGHPRQLYMLFFTEMWERFSFYGMKALLLAYMITQLKFDEPKGYAILGSYAALVYTMPMFGGIMSDRFLGGRKAVMYGGILMTIGHLVLAVPQDWSFFYGMAFIICGNGFFKPNISSLVGTLYADNDPRKDSAFSIFYMGINIGAALGGLLCGYVGQQINWHYGFGLAGLFMILGLVVFAVGKKSLGQNGLPPNPDDLKAPVFAGVSKEVVIYVATLAIIPVIVALFHRYEIMDFIMFGLGAISILYILFIAFKMEAEARYKLFAALVLIVFSTLFWAFYEQNAGSLNLFAMRNVDMHVAGVQLPALSVNNFLPPAWVVILSFFFAWLWPALNRKGMEPNTPTKFGLSFILVGMGFYVFYLGCQTSEGSGLIPLLTFIAGYFFIICGEMCISPIGLSMITKLSPPRIVAMMMGIWFFASAVGEFLASKIGSLMSVPENVVNNPVLSLPYYADILNQIGLWSLGIGVVLILLGSVIRKWMGEVR; encoded by the coding sequence ATGGATTTAACCGAACCGCAGATTCCGGAGGCGCCTACCTCCACAGGGCACCCCAGGCAGTTGTACATGCTGTTCTTCACCGAGATGTGGGAACGGTTCTCCTTCTATGGTATGAAGGCGCTGCTGCTGGCGTACATGATAACCCAGCTCAAATTTGATGAACCTAAGGGGTACGCCATTCTGGGGTCTTATGCGGCGCTGGTGTACACCATGCCTATGTTTGGCGGCATCATGTCAGACAGGTTTCTGGGGGGCCGGAAGGCGGTGATGTACGGCGGTATTCTCATGACCATTGGCCACCTGGTGCTGGCCGTGCCCCAGGACTGGAGCTTTTTTTACGGCATGGCTTTTATCATCTGCGGCAACGGGTTCTTTAAGCCCAACATTTCCAGCCTGGTAGGTACGCTGTATGCCGACAATGACCCGCGCAAAGACAGCGCTTTTTCCATTTTTTACATGGGCATTAACATTGGCGCGGCGCTTGGTGGTTTGCTGTGCGGGTATGTGGGCCAGCAGATCAACTGGCATTACGGCTTCGGGCTGGCTGGTTTGTTCATGATCCTGGGATTGGTAGTGTTTGCGGTGGGTAAGAAATCTTTGGGCCAAAACGGCCTTCCGCCTAACCCAGACGACCTGAAGGCCCCAGTGTTTGCCGGCGTCAGCAAGGAAGTAGTGATTTACGTGGCTACGCTGGCCATTATTCCCGTGATTGTGGCGCTGTTCCATCGCTATGAGATCATGGATTTTATCATGTTCGGGCTTGGCGCTATTTCTATCCTGTACATCTTGTTTATTGCGTTTAAGATGGAGGCCGAAGCCCGCTATAAACTGTTTGCGGCGCTGGTGCTCATTGTCTTCTCCACCTTGTTCTGGGCCTTTTATGAGCAGAACGCCGGCTCTCTGAACCTGTTTGCCATGCGGAACGTGGACATGCACGTGGCGGGCGTGCAGCTGCCGGCGCTGTCGGTGAACAATTTTTTGCCGCCGGCCTGGGTGGTGATTTTGAGCTTCTTCTTTGCCTGGCTGTGGCCGGCGCTTAACCGAAAGGGCATGGAGCCCAATACGCCCACCAAGTTCGGTCTTTCCTTTATTCTGGTAGGGATGGGCTTTTACGTGTTCTATCTGGGCTGCCAGACCAGCGAGGGCAGCGGTTTAATTCCGTTGCTTACCTTCATAGCTGGGTATTTTTTCATTATCTGCGGCGAGATGTGCATTTCGCCCATCGGGCTTTCCATGATCACCAAGCTTTCACCGCCGCGCATTGTGGCCATGATGATGGGCATCTGGTTTTTTGCCAGCGCCGTGGGGGAGTTTCTGGCCAGTAAGATTGGGTCGCTTATGAGTGTTCCGGAGAATGTAGTCAATAATCCGGTGCTGTCGCTGCCCTACTATGCAGACATCCTGAACCAGATTGGCCTCTGGTCTTTAGGTATTGGCGTGGTCTTGATCTTGTTGGGGTCGGTGATCCGGAAGTGGATGGGGGAGGTGCGGTAG
- a CDS encoding DinB family protein, producing the protein MELNHKLLRQFEQEAANTRKMLERVPAEHFDWRPHAKSMTLKELAGHVAELPGIFIVQTLQTDELDFATTKLSRFAGTTAEELMDFFEENFKKAVKTLNDTNVVEIGKSWTLRNGEKVFFTLPRQVVIRNLAMNHLIHHRGQLSVYLRLLDVPVPGMYGPSADEGFIG; encoded by the coding sequence ATGGAATTAAATCATAAGCTGCTTCGGCAGTTTGAGCAGGAGGCCGCCAACACCAGAAAAATGCTGGAACGCGTACCCGCCGAGCACTTTGATTGGCGGCCACACGCCAAAAGCATGACCCTGAAGGAGCTGGCAGGCCACGTGGCAGAATTACCGGGCATCTTCATTGTGCAAACCCTGCAAACCGATGAGCTGGACTTTGCCACCACCAAATTATCCCGGTTTGCGGGCACTACCGCTGAAGAGTTGATGGACTTCTTTGAGGAGAATTTCAAGAAAGCCGTGAAAACCCTCAATGACACCAACGTGGTGGAGATTGGCAAAAGCTGGACCCTGCGCAACGGAGAGAAGGTGTTTTTTACCCTTCCCCGGCAGGTTGTGATTAGAAACCTGGCCATGAATCACCTCATCCACCACCGGGGGCAATTGAGCGTGTACCTGCGCCTGCTAGACGTGCCGGTACCGGGCATGTACGGGCCTTCGGCCGATGAAGGCTTTATTGGTTAG
- a CDS encoding alpha/beta hydrolase yields the protein MFKLSVFLLLACVATRGFSQTNPMELPLYTGKIPNEVPGPNEETREVRADKTVSLSKVRQPTLTVYLPAKGKGNGTAVIICPGGGYSKLAASHEGSDVAQKFAEQGVAAFVVKYRLPSAAVSSKPELAPLQDAQQALYVVRKRAKEWNINPERVGMMGFSAGGHLASTAGTQYAATQIPNPENINLRPDFMLLIYPVISSDSTVWHKGSFSLLLGKGASAEKQRQYSNDLQVTAQTPPAFLVHASDDRAVPAQNSILFYQALLKNKVPAELHLYQRGGHGFGLNNKTTKDYWFDRCLNWLASNQLL from the coding sequence ATGTTCAAGCTTTCCGTTTTTCTGTTGTTGGCCTGCGTGGCCACCCGCGGCTTCAGCCAGACCAACCCCATGGAACTCCCGCTGTACACGGGCAAGATTCCCAATGAAGTACCGGGCCCCAATGAGGAGACCCGCGAGGTCCGCGCCGACAAAACCGTGAGCCTTTCTAAGGTGCGGCAGCCTACGCTCACCGTGTATTTACCGGCCAAGGGCAAAGGAAACGGAACGGCGGTGATTATCTGTCCGGGCGGGGGCTACTCCAAGCTGGCGGCCAGCCATGAGGGATCAGACGTGGCCCAGAAATTCGCGGAGCAGGGCGTAGCTGCCTTTGTGGTGAAGTACCGCCTGCCCAGTGCCGCCGTCTCCTCTAAACCTGAGCTGGCGCCGTTGCAGGATGCCCAGCAAGCCCTGTACGTGGTGCGAAAACGGGCCAAGGAATGGAACATCAATCCAGAGCGAGTAGGCATGATGGGCTTCTCGGCGGGCGGACACCTGGCCTCCACGGCGGGCACGCAATACGCCGCTACTCAGATTCCTAACCCCGAGAATATTAACCTGCGCCCAGATTTCATGCTCTTGATTTACCCGGTCATCAGCAGTGATTCTACCGTGTGGCACAAGGGCTCCTTTAGTCTGCTATTGGGGAAAGGCGCCTCTGCGGAGAAACAGCGGCAGTACTCCAACGACCTGCAGGTAACAGCCCAGACACCGCCTGCCTTTCTGGTGCACGCCTCAGATGACAGGGCTGTGCCGGCTCAAAACAGCATTCTTTTTTACCAAGCCCTGCTTAAAAATAAAGTCCCCGCCGAACTACACCTGTACCAACGGGGCGGCCACGGCTTTGGGCTCAACAACAAAACTACCAAAGACTATTGGTTTGACCGGTGCCTGAACTGGCTGGCCAGTAATCAGTTATTGTAG